The Alosa sapidissima isolate fAloSap1 chromosome 5, fAloSap1.pri, whole genome shotgun sequence genome has a window encoding:
- the nlrc3l1 gene encoding NLR family CARD domain-containing protein 3, giving the protein MDTQSEIPAGRGASIHGSEDGDDGMTWDRRSLDLPECDIQRAASPAPSYLSMKSDSMDCSDTDTAPEDILFKIEFERPESTASSVYSLESDEGVEDELKAELQVRRRPKNKKSCSGKPELAIAPNYKRHPALTVKYTFKLLQQVLKKLTEAQMKFFKKFLWERYPEFFRDPLDVLDLIDVVDKMLECCDIDISLNITQHVLEFMGLRKLVNYICGHLHRNEVRYGLKQQLREKYSVIHEGCPKNGGPADFESVYADHFITSGLYAPVNGEHELRGLVEELRVDKGFKYKPIKNTDIYNPEIVAERYLRLMVMRGIAGIGKTTAVQRFIMDWVNEKAHEEIYFVFPLSGEYVMQHLDEEKSLREILNELYPAVVPLADLEFEDCQLMFILDDADELVHELDFLYTHCWCDANTVVPVRNLFINLIKGNLLHYAFLWMVTRPLSSCALPSDRVNQVVEVRGFDEDARDQYFRKRFGGEKDPAQAERAVAYVRANKTIFIMCHLPMFCWVVSNYLRKVFKKYPRGQEPPGALTELYAHLVQVYFNMRERRERETGPLAEDKKWEDSRQLLMKMAKVAYTMLDKEAFHVSKSNWKDEDSDAKEAIVRSGLLSEYYRERFILYQEKIRCFIHPTVQEFMAALYVFLMFKNHGKNVLDTSKMSMIKLRDLSLADVYKSAVDKAVHSKAAAPRHYDLFLRFLAGMGAESTQRLLGDFINQVGCKNSALEDAAKALRRKMKEHQDRKETLEKCIEELYPTTNPTQDNLTA; this is encoded by the exons ATGGACACGCAGTCGGAGATTCCAGCCGGTCGCGGAGCCTCCATCCACGGGTCTGAGGATGGTGACGATGGCATGACCTGGGATAGGCGATCGTTGGATTTACCAGAATG TGACATCCAGAGAGCCGCCTCACCTGCCCCAAGTTACCTGTCCATGAAGAGCGACAGCATGGACTGCAGCGACACAGACACTGCACCTGAGGACATTTTATTCAA GATTGAGTTTGAAAGACCGGAGTCGACAGCATCAAGTGTCTACTCTCTGGAGAGTGACGAGGGCGTGGAGGACGAGCTGAAGGCCGAACTCCA GGTTCGCAGGAGGCCCAAAAACAAGAAAAGCTGCTCTGGGAAACCGGAGCTTGCGATCGCCCCGAACTACAAGAGGCACCCGGCTCTGACTGTCAAATACACGTTCAAG CTCCTCCAGCAAGTGTTAAAGAAGCTGACTGAAGCTCAGATGAAGTTCTTTAAGAAGTTCCTGTGGGAACGTTACCCTGAGTTCTTCAGGGACCCTCTGGATGTCCTGGACCTCATCGACGTGGTGGACAAGATGCTGGAGTGCTGTGACATCGACATCTCGCTCAACATCACCCAGCATGTGCTCGAGTTCATGGGACTCCGTAAACTCGTGAACTACATATGTGGACACCTTCATAGGA ATGAGGTGCGCTATGGTTTGAAGCAGCAGCTGAGAGAGAAGTACTCCGTCATTCACGAAGGCTGCCCAAAGAATGGCGGGCCGGCGGACTTTGAGTCGGTCTACGCCGACCATTTCATCACGTCGGGGCTGTACGCGCCGGTCAACGGCGAGCACGAGCTGAGAGGGCTGGTTGAGGAGCTGAGGGTGGACAAGGGGTTCAAGTACAAGCCCATAAAGAACACCGACATCTACAACCCGGAAATCGTGGCCGAGCGGTACCTGAGGCTCATGGTCATGAGGGGCATCGCCGGGATCGGCAAGACCACGGCCGTGCAGCGCTTCATCATGGACTGGGTCAACGAGAAGGCGCACGAGGAGATCTACTTTGTGTTCCCGCTGTCGGGCGAGTACGTGATGCAGCACCTGGACGAGGAGAAGTCGCTCCGAGAGATCCTGAACGAGCTCTACCCCGCCGTGGTGCCCCTGGCCGACCTGGAGTTCGAGGACTGCCAGCTGATGTTCATCCTGGACGACGCGGACGAGCTGGTGCACGAGCTGGACTTCCTGTACACGCACTGCTGGTGCGACGCCAACACTGTGGTGCCCGTGCGCAACCTGTTCATCAACCTGATCAAGGGCAACCTGCTGCACTATGCCTTCCTGTGGATGGTGACGCGGCCGCTGTCGTCCTGCGCGCTCCCCTCCGACCGTGTCAACCAGGTGGTGGAAGTGCGCGGCTTCGACGAGGACGCCCGTGACCAGTACTTCCGCAAGCGCTTCGGCGGCGAAAAGGACCCGGCGCAGGCCGAGCGCGCCGTCGCCTACGTGCGCGCCAACAAGACCATCTTCATCATGTGCCACCTGCCCATGTTCTGCTGGGTGGTGTCCAACTACCTGCGGAAGGTGTTCAAGAAGTACCCGCGGGGGCAGGAGCCGCCGGGCGCCCTCACGGAGCTCTACGCGCACCTGGTGCAGGTGTACTTCAACATGCGCGAGAGGCGCGAGAGGGAGACTGGCCCGCTGGCCGAGGACAAGAAGTGGGAGGACAGCAGGCAGCTGCTGATGAAGATGGCCAAGGTGGCGTACACCATGCTGGACAAGGAGGCCTTCCACGTGTCCAAGAGCAACTGGAAGGACGAGGACTCGGACGCCAAGGAGGCCATCGTGCGCTCGGGGCTGCTGTCCGAGTACTACCGCGAGAGGTTCATCCTGTATCAGGAGAAGATCCGCTGCTTCATCCACCCCACGGTGCAGGAGTTCATGGCTGCCCTCTACGTGTTCCTCATGTTCAAGAACCACGGAAAGAACGTTCTAGACACCAGCAAGATGTCCATGATCAAGCTCCGGGACCTGAGCCTGGCGGACGTCTACAAGTCCGCCGTGGACAAGGCGGTGCACTCCAAGGCCGCCGCCCCTCGCCACTACGACCTGTTTCTGCGCTTCCTGGCAGGCATGGGCGCGGAGTCCACCCAGAGGCTTCTGGGTGATTTCATTAATCAAGTCGGGTGCAAGAACTCGGCCCTCGAGGATGCCGCCAAGGCCCTCAGGAGAAAGATGAAGGAGCATCAAGACAGAAAGGAGACTTTGGAGAAGTGCATTGAAGAACTGTACCCAACAACCAACCCAACCCAAGACAACCTAACAGCTTGA